Proteins co-encoded in one Pseudophryne corroboree isolate aPseCor3 chromosome 1, aPseCor3.hap2, whole genome shotgun sequence genomic window:
- the LOC134954259 gene encoding olfactory receptor 6Q1-like: MAYDRYVAICQPLHYGGIMSNKFCIQLILACWSISALSVTIPAASVSKLNFCGPNKIDHFFCELIPLLKLSCTDTYVTEFIFNCLSWAIILGCLICISISYTNIISTVISIPSSIGKRKAFSTCISHLTVVGIFYGTVIFIYLRPTVNAPFHQNKVVSIFYIVVTPMLNPIIYSFKNESLRKAAVTLIEKMLSQTLARKQL; encoded by the coding sequence ATGGCTTATGACCGCTATGTGGCTATTTGCCAACCTCTTCATTATGGAGGCATCATGAGCAATAAGTTTTGTATCCAACTTATTTTAGCATGCTGGTCTATCAGTGCCTTGTCTGTCACAATACCAGCAGCTTCTGTGTCAAAGCTTAATTTTTGTGGACCCAATAAAATTGACCATTTCTTTTGTGAACTTATTCCACTATTAAAACTTTCCTGTACAGACACCTACGTTACCGAATTTATTTTTAACTGTCTCTCTTGGGCTATAATTCTTGGCTGTTTAATCTGCATTTCCATTTCTTACACTAATATTATTTCCACTGTCATAAGTATCCCTTCCAGCATAGGGAAAAGAAAAGCATTCTCTACCTGCATCTCTCACCTCACTGTGGTTGGGATATTTTATGGCACAGTCATTTTCATATACCTGAGGCCAACAGTGAATGCCCCATTTCATCAAAATAAAGTTGTTTCCATATTTTACATTGTGGTGACTCCAATGCTAAATCCTATCATTTACAGCTTCAAGAATGAATCACTAAGGAAAGCTGCTGTTACCTTGATTGAAAAAATGTTATCACAGACTCTTGCAAGGAAGCAGTTATGA